In Mytilus galloprovincialis chromosome 1, xbMytGall1.hap1.1, whole genome shotgun sequence, the following are encoded in one genomic region:
- the LOC143049796 gene encoding uncharacterized protein LOC143049796 produces MVDLMKFIFLLFGVSITVGERCFYEDGSRYGDFMLCPGSCCGTSIDPCCVDSGSVIAVSTGAIICAVLVFVCIAVCCIQKYQNKRRNLPTHQRGIPQIQTVSNQFHEFNTTENGQLDVPPRYSELYPVPSSSDQNSIDRSRQNSVGNRSLSSINRNSDLRRPLRRGRNSGSATQTENSSTESNQNNAPSTTLQEIDNKTNEDHEQSSAVLVSENSSKCENNDTPREDNLAVGNSNDTARSSFMTSIVETLPNVFESDK; encoded by the exons ATGGTGGACTTGatgaagtttatttttttactttttggag TGAGCATCACTGTTGGTGAAAGGTGTTTCTATGAAGACGGTTCACGATATGGAGATTTCATGCTATGCCCTGGTTCATGCTGTGGGACGAGCATAGATCCATGTTGTGT TGATTCTGGGTCCGTGATTGCTGTTTCAACGGGAGCTATCATATGTGCAGTATTGGTATTTGTATGTATTGCAGTATGTTGTATACAAAAATATCAGAACAAAAGACGGAACTTACCAACACACCAGAGAGGAATAC CACAAATTCAAACAGTCAGCAATCAATTCCATGAATTTAATACAACTGAGAATGGGCAACTTGATGTGCCACCTCGTTATAGTGAACTGTATCCCGTTCCTAGTTCATCAGATCAGAACTCTATAGATAGATCCAGACAGAATTCAGTAGGAAACCGAAGCTTAAGTTCAATCAATAGAAATAGTGATCTACGAAGGCCTTTAAGACGTGGAAGGAATTCTGGATCGGCTACTCAAACTGAAAATTCTTCGACAGAATCAAATCAAAACAATGCACCATCTACAACGTTACAGGAGATTGATAATAAAACAAACGAAGACCATGAACAGAGCTCCGCCGTTCTTGTTTCTGAAAATTCTAGCAAATGTGAAAATAATGACACACCCAGAGAAGATAATTTAGCAGTAGGAAATTCAAATGATACTGCACGTTCAAGTTTTATGACATCGATTGTGGAAACTTTACCTAACGTGTTCGAAAGTGATAAATAA
- the LOC143049780 gene encoding betaine--homocysteine S-methyltransferase 1-like, whose protein sequence is MSKRGFRERLAAGETIVIAEGYLFEFERRGYVRAGCFVPEVVLEFPEQLRALHEEFVHAGSDVVEAYTYYGHRAKLRVVGREDELETLNFKALDIAKEVADKHGKLLAGGISNTTIFNRHDPKTIEEARSIFKEQIEWAVTRDVDFIIGETFPDFAEALLALECIKEYGKVPAVITFCSTETNMTHDGVPIPEACRKLEEAGADVVGVNCSRGPVTMMPLVKEIKKVCKGPVAMLPVVYSTTDKEPTMQALTIPGKGKPAFPVDLPGVACTRTEIKEFAEEAKALGIQYIGLCCGNASHYMRILADVYGKDPPANKFSPNMDQHYSFGDDKHRNDYYNDLFETKLKDNKAK, encoded by the exons ATGTCTAAACGAG ggTTTCGAGAACGTCTTGCTGCAGGGGAAACCATTGTTATTGCTGAGGGTTATTTATTTGAGTTTGAAAGGAGAGGTTACGTGCGTGCTGGATGCTTTGTTCCTGAAGTAGTATTGGAATTTCCAGAACAACTTAGAGCTTTACACGAAGAGTTCGTACATGCCGGAAGTGATGTTGTCGAAGCATATACG TACTATGGTCACCGAGCAAAACTACGAGTTGTTGGCAGGGAGGATGAActtgaaacattgaactttaaagCATTAGATATAGCTAAAGAAGTAGCAGACAAACATGGAAAATTACTGGCTGGAGGTATATCTAACACAACTATCTTTAACAGACACGATCCAAAAACTATAGAGGAAGCTAGAAGTATATTTAAG GAACAAATTGAGTGGGCCGTGACGAGAGATGTTGACTTTATCATTGGTGAGACGTTTCCAGACTTTGCTGAGGCTCTTTTAGCTTTAGAGTGTATTAAAGAATATGGAAAAG TTCCAGCCGTTATTACATTCTGTTCTACcgaaacaaatatgacacacgATGGTGTGCCGATACCTGAAGCATGTAGAAAGCTGGAGGAGGCTGGAGCCGATGTAGTGGGAGTAAACTGTAGCAGAGGGCCGGTTACAATGATGCCTCTTGTCAAAGAAATCAAGAAGGTTTGCAAG GGCCCAGTGGCAATGTTACCTGTAGTTTACTCTACAACGGACAAAGAACCAACAATGCAGGCTTTAACTATACCAGGAAAAG GTAAACCAGCATTTCCAGTAGACTTGCCAGGAGTTGCATGTACAAGAACAGAAATAAAAGAATTTGCTGAAGAAGCAAAAGCCCTAGGAATACAGTATATTGGTTTGTGTTGTGGGAATGCCTCTCACTACATGCGTATTTTAGCAGATGTATATGGGAAGGATCCACCAGCAAACAAATTCTCTCCAAACATGGATCAGCATTATTCATTCGGTGATGATAAACATAGGAACGATTATTATAATGATCTCTTTGAAACAAAGCTTAAAGATAACAAGGCTAAATAA